In the genome of Fusobacterium necrogenes, one region contains:
- the rpmF gene encoding 50S ribosomal protein L32: protein MAVPKKKTSKAKKNMRRSHHALTGTGLTICEKCGAPRRPHRVCLSCGDYNGKQVLVGQAE from the coding sequence ATGGCAGTACCTAAGAAGAAAACATCTAAAGCTAAGAAAAATATGAGAAGATCTCATCATGCTTTAACTGGAACTGGATTAACAATTTGTGAGAAATGTGGAGCTCCAAGAAGACCTCATAGAGTATGTCTTTCATGTGGAGATTACAATGGAAAACAAGTTCTAGTAGGACAAGCTGAGTAA
- a CDS encoding esterase family protein: MHVNHYKQYSHNLGREMEFLVYGHSGRPIVVFPAQDGRFYDFYNFGMVDAAADYINQGKIMLFCVDSIDGESWSRLGENYEARIEQHNRWFKYIVDEAIPKFKQIYGDRTGDYNCKFMTTGCSMGAYHALNFFLRCPDIFDGVIALSGLYHAGYFFPNYNNGMIYENSPNDYMRNMSWNHEFLGKYRNSDIILCCGLGRWEEECIKDTGDLKKEFDRLQVPVWIDFWGYDVDHDWPWWKVQFPYFLQYVI; the protein is encoded by the coding sequence ATGCATGTAAATCATTATAAACAGTACAGCCATAATTTAGGAAGAGAGATGGAATTTTTAGTATATGGACATAGTGGAAGACCAATTGTTGTTTTTCCAGCTCAAGATGGAAGATTCTATGATTTCTATAATTTTGGAATGGTAGATGCAGCTGCTGACTATATAAATCAAGGAAAGATTATGTTATTTTGTGTAGATAGTATAGATGGAGAATCTTGGTCTAGACTTGGAGAGAATTATGAGGCTAGAATAGAGCAACATAATAGATGGTTTAAATATATAGTAGATGAAGCTATACCTAAATTTAAGCAGATATATGGAGATAGAACAGGAGATTACAACTGTAAATTTATGACAACAGGTTGTAGTATGGGAGCTTACCATGCTTTGAACTTTTTCTTACGTTGCCCAGATATTTTTGATGGAGTAATAGCTTTAAGTGGATTATATCATGCAGGTTATTTCTTCCCAAATTACAACAATGGAATGATTTATGAAAACTCTCCAAATGATTATATGAGAAATATGTCTTGGAATCATGAGTTTTTAGGAAAATATAGAAATTCAGATATTATCTTATGCTGTGGTCTAGGTAGATGGGAAGAGGAGTGTATAAAAGATACTGGAGATTTAAAAAAGGAATTTGATAGATTACAAGTTCCTGTTTGGATAGATTTCTGGGGTTATGATGTAGATCATGACTGGCCTTGGTGGAAAGTACAATTCCCTTATTTTTTACAATATGTTATATAG
- a CDS encoding ATP-grasp domain-containing protein: protein MNFIFISPNFPKSYWNFCRGLKNNGVNTLGIGDADYDFLSDELKESLNEYYKVSSLENYDEVYRACAYFAFKYGKIDWLESNNEYWLLRDAQLRTDFNITSGLKNDKIAGIKYKSKMKEFYEKAGVKTARYHMVSTFEEGKKFTDMVGFPVVVKPNNGVGAAATYKLRDEGEMKFFYDNLGEEEYIMEEFINGELLSYDGIAGRNREIIFETAHAYPVPIMEIVNNGMDVMYYSFREIPEDLKEAGRRVVQTFDTNSRFFHCEFFRLLEDKPGLGNKGDIIGLEVNMRPPGGYTPDMMNFANDIDVYQVWANMITYNKGFYNKDSRPYCCVYAARRDGYRYVHSIDTVLNRYKYNIVMKERMPEVLSGAMGNDMLTARFPEQEQAMEFIDFYLKKM, encoded by the coding sequence ATGAATTTTATTTTTATTTCACCAAATTTTCCAAAAAGTTATTGGAATTTTTGTAGAGGATTAAAAAATAATGGAGTTAACACTCTAGGAATAGGAGATGCTGATTATGACTTTTTAAGTGATGAGTTAAAAGAATCATTAAATGAGTATTACAAAGTATCTTCTTTAGAAAACTATGATGAAGTGTACAGAGCTTGTGCTTATTTTGCTTTTAAGTATGGAAAAATTGATTGGTTAGAATCAAATAATGAGTACTGGTTATTAAGAGATGCACAACTTCGTACAGATTTTAATATTACATCTGGTTTAAAAAATGATAAGATAGCTGGAATAAAATATAAAAGTAAAATGAAAGAGTTTTATGAAAAAGCTGGAGTGAAAACAGCTAGGTATCATATGGTTTCAACTTTTGAAGAGGGAAAAAAATTTACTGATATGGTAGGATTTCCAGTTGTAGTAAAACCTAATAATGGAGTTGGAGCAGCAGCTACTTATAAATTAAGAGATGAAGGAGAGATGAAATTTTTCTATGATAATCTAGGAGAAGAGGAGTATATCATGGAGGAATTTATCAATGGAGAGCTTCTTTCTTATGATGGAATAGCTGGTAGAAATAGGGAGATTATTTTTGAGACAGCTCATGCATATCCAGTACCAATAATGGAGATAGTAAATAATGGAATGGATGTTATGTATTATTCTTTTAGAGAGATTCCAGAGGATTTAAAAGAAGCAGGAAGAAGAGTAGTACAAACTTTTGATACTAATAGTAGATTTTTCCATTGTGAATTTTTTAGATTATTAGAAGATAAACCTGGATTAGGAAATAAAGGGGATATTATAGGATTAGAAGTAAATATGCGTCCACCTGGAGGATATACACCAGATATGATGAACTTTGCAAATGATATAGATGTATATCAAGTTTGGGCAAATATGATAACTTATAATAAAGGATTCTATAATAAAGATTCTAGACCATATTGTTGTGTTTATGCAGCAAGAAGAGATGGATATAGATATGTTCATAGCATAGATACAGTATTAAATAGATATAAATATAATATTGTAATGAAAGAGAGAATGCCTGAAGTTTTATCTGGAGCTATGGGAAATGATATGTTAACAGCTAGATTTCCAGAGCAAGAGCAAGCTATGGAATTTATTGATTTTTACTTAAAAAAGATGTAA
- a CDS encoding alpha/beta hydrolase, with protein sequence MILKENIYIEPFKLHRTLHIYLPDDIQPDERFPVIYMFDGHNLFCDSDATYGKSWGIKDALDTHNQRIIVVGLECNHEGNMRLCEFSPYSFKDKFFGKVTGLGKTTTEWICETLKPYIDEKFPTKPEREYTAIGGSSMGGLMSVYGLAARSDIFSMGICVSPFYEHIFKKLVDDISKFKIYKKTKAYISWGRYEFHTKKQLAVGTEKNMIVTRIFSQKGVTVYPHMMVEGDHNEESWAKETLVWLSEMGLYRER encoded by the coding sequence ATGATACTAAAAGAAAATATATATATTGAACCTTTTAAATTACATAGAACATTACATATATACCTTCCAGATGATATACAACCAGATGAAAGATTTCCAGTTATATATATGTTTGATGGACACAATCTATTTTGTGATTCAGATGCTACATATGGGAAATCATGGGGAATAAAGGATGCTCTTGATACTCATAATCAAAGAATTATAGTGGTAGGATTAGAGTGTAATCATGAAGGAAATATGAGACTTTGTGAATTTTCTCCATACTCTTTTAAAGACAAATTTTTTGGAAAGGTTACAGGACTAGGTAAAACTACTACAGAGTGGATATGTGAAACTTTAAAACCATATATAGATGAAAAATTTCCAACTAAACCTGAGAGAGAGTATACAGCAATAGGTGGAAGTTCAATGGGAGGTTTAATGTCAGTATATGGTCTTGCAGCTAGGTCGGATATATTTTCAATGGGAATATGTGTATCTCCTTTTTATGAGCATATTTTTAAAAAATTAGTAGATGATATTTCTAAATTTAAAATTTATAAAAAGACAAAAGCTTATATTAGCTGGGGAAGATATGAGTTTCACACTAAAAAACAACTAGCAGTTGGAACAGAAAAAAATATGATAGTAACCAGAATTTTTTCACAAAAGGGAGTTACTGTATATCCTCATATGATGGTAGAGGGAGATCATAATGAGGAATCTTGGGCAAAAGAAACATTGGTTTGGCTTTCTGAAATGGGATTATATAGAGAGAGATAA
- the ychF gene encoding redox-regulated ATPase YchF has translation MIGIGIVGLPNVGKSTLFNAITKAGAAEAANYPFCTIEPNVGMVTVPDSRLDELSKIINPQRVVQATVEFVDIAGLVKGAAKGEGLGNKFLSNIRTTAAICQVVRCFEDDNVIHVSGSVDPIRDIEVINTELIFADMETVDKAIEKHKKLAMNKNKESMALMPVLEKCKLHLESFQLLKTLSMNDEELELVRTYQLLTLKPMIFAANVAEDDLATGNEHVEKVREYAKKLGSEVVIVSAKVEAELQEMDDEESKKEYLEALGVEEAGLNRLIRAGYKLLGLQTYFTAGVKEVRAWTIKIGDTAPKAAGEIHTDFEKGFIRAKVVSFDDFIKYSGWKGAQEAGVLRLEGKEYIVQDGDLMEFLFNV, from the coding sequence ATGATTGGAATAGGAATAGTAGGACTTCCAAATGTAGGGAAATCTACACTTTTTAATGCTATAACAAAAGCTGGGGCAGCAGAAGCAGCGAACTATCCATTTTGTACAATAGAACCAAATGTAGGAATGGTAACTGTACCAGACTCAAGATTAGATGAATTATCAAAGATAATCAATCCACAAAGAGTAGTTCAAGCAACAGTGGAGTTTGTGGATATAGCTGGACTTGTAAAGGGAGCAGCAAAAGGAGAGGGACTTGGAAATAAATTTTTGTCAAATATTAGAACAACGGCAGCTATTTGCCAAGTTGTAAGATGTTTTGAAGATGATAATGTAATCCATGTAAGTGGTTCGGTAGACCCTATAAGGGATATAGAGGTAATTAATACAGAGTTAATTTTTGCTGATATGGAAACTGTAGATAAAGCTATAGAGAAACATAAAAAATTAGCTATGAATAAAAATAAAGAGTCGATGGCTCTTATGCCAGTTTTAGAAAAGTGTAAGCTTCACTTAGAAAGCTTTCAACTTTTAAAAACATTATCAATGAATGATGAAGAGTTAGAGTTAGTTAGAACATATCAATTACTAACTTTAAAACCTATGATATTTGCAGCTAATGTAGCTGAAGATGATTTAGCAACAGGAAATGAACATGTAGAAAAAGTTAGAGAGTATGCAAAAAAATTAGGGTCAGAAGTTGTAATAGTATCTGCTAAGGTTGAAGCAGAATTACAAGAGATGGATGATGAAGAGAGTAAAAAAGAGTATTTAGAAGCTTTAGGAGTGGAAGAAGCTGGGCTTAATAGACTTATTAGGGCTGGATACAAGTTATTAGGACTTCAAACATATTTTACTGCTGGAGTAAAAGAGGTAAGGGCTTGGACAATAAAAATAGGAGATACAGCACCAAAAGCAGCAGGAGAGATACATACAGATTTTGAAAAAGGATTTATTAGAGCAAAAGTGGTATCTTTTGATGACTTTATAAAGTATTCTGGATGGAAGGGAGCACAAGAAGCTGGTGTTCTTAGGCTAGAAGGAAAAGAGTATATAGTACAAGATGGAGATTTAATGGAATTTTTATTTAATGTGTAG
- a CDS encoding YceD family protein, whose amino-acid sequence MKLEIKNFQNQVMKFDFYINNMDDVELLGKVHVIGTAVNNNGKIEINGHYSVRLRMQCVRCLKELELGLENDFTGTFLDEIQYTQYLKSLNTECVIDKNEIYDPVENGIIDLANLVREYIILDMPPYPQCEPDCEDSSEIKKHSDNGIDPRWQQLLQIKN is encoded by the coding sequence TTGAAATTAGAGATTAAAAATTTTCAAAACCAAGTTATGAAGTTTGATTTTTATATTAATAATATGGATGATGTTGAACTTCTAGGAAAAGTACATGTTATTGGAACAGCTGTAAATAACAATGGAAAGATTGAAATAAATGGGCATTACTCTGTGAGATTAAGAATGCAATGTGTTAGATGTTTGAAGGAGTTGGAGTTAGGATTAGAAAATGACTTTACAGGAACTTTTTTGGACGAAATTCAATATACTCAGTATCTAAAGAGCTTGAATACTGAGTGTGTAATTGATAAAAATGAAATCTATGATCCGGTTGAGAATGGAATTATAGATTTAGCAAACTTAGTGAGAGAGTATATAATATTAGATATGCCACCGTATCCACAGTGTGAACCTGATTGTGAAGATAGTTCAGAGATAAAAAAACACAGTGATAATGGAATAGATCCACGTTGGCAACAATTATTACAGATAAAAAATTAA
- the plsX gene encoding phosphate acyltransferase PlsX yields MKVALDAMGGDKAPFETIKGAMKALEEIETLHLVFVGKKESIEEELKRYKYDSSRIEIVDAREVIEMTDEPVTAVKAKKDSSMNRTLELVKDGVVDASVSAGNTGALITASQLKLKRIKGVLRPAIATMFPNKKDKMLILDVGATADCKPEFLNQYAIMGSKYLEILLGMKNPAVGLLNIGTEEGKGNEITREAYNLLKANKGINFVGNVEGTEVMNGKIDVVVTDGFTGNMVLKTAEGVAKVIVSSLKEEINKSFIYKLGALLVKPAIKRLGKKVDSSEYGGAMFLGLNGLSIKAHGNSDSNGIKNAIKVANKFAEMNFVEELKNAIDMGDSDEKNLD; encoded by the coding sequence ATGAAAGTAGCCTTGGATGCTATGGGTGGGGATAAGGCACCTTTTGAAACTATAAAAGGAGCTATGAAAGCTCTAGAAGAAATAGAAACTTTACATCTTGTATTTGTTGGAAAAAAAGAGAGTATAGAGGAAGAATTAAAAAGATATAAATACGATTCTTCAAGAATTGAGATAGTAGATGCAAGAGAAGTTATAGAGATGACAGATGAACCTGTAACAGCTGTAAAAGCTAAAAAAGACTCTTCTATGAATAGAACTTTGGAATTAGTAAAGGATGGAGTTGTAGATGCCTCTGTATCAGCTGGAAATACTGGTGCTTTAATAACAGCAAGCCAACTTAAATTAAAAAGAATAAAGGGAGTACTTAGACCAGCTATTGCAACAATGTTTCCTAATAAAAAAGATAAAATGTTGATATTAGATGTTGGAGCAACAGCAGATTGTAAACCAGAGTTTTTAAATCAATATGCTATTATGGGATCAAAATATTTAGAAATACTATTAGGAATGAAAAATCCAGCTGTAGGATTACTTAATATAGGGACAGAAGAAGGAAAGGGAAATGAAATTACAAGAGAAGCATATAATCTCTTAAAAGCAAATAAAGGGATAAATTTTGTTGGAAATGTAGAAGGAACAGAAGTAATGAATGGAAAGATAGATGTTGTAGTTACTGATGGTTTTACTGGAAATATGGTATTAAAAACAGCTGAAGGAGTTGCAAAGGTTATAGTTTCATCTTTAAAAGAGGAAATAAATAAATCTTTTATCTATAAATTGGGAGCGCTATTGGTGAAACCTGCTATAAAGCGTTTAGGGAAAAAAGTTGATTCTTCTGAATATGGAGGAGCTATGTTTTTAGGGCTGAATGGTCTTTCTATCAAGGCGCATGGAAACTCAGATTCAAATGGTATAAAAAATGCTATTAAAGTAGCAAATAAGTTTGCAGAAATGAATTTTGTAGAAGAGTTAAAAAATGCTATAGATATGGGAGATAGTGACGAAAAAAACCTAGATTAG
- a CDS encoding RNA polymerase sigma factor, producing MDFDEIFEEYFDRIYYKVLGVVKNPEDAEDISQEVFMSVYRNLKSFRSESNIYTWIYKIAINKIYDFFRKRKIELDINEEILMLEDNTNIDTPIFLEERLKLISLKEREIVILKDIYGYKLKEIAEMKGINISTIKSIYYKAIKDMGGN from the coding sequence ATGGACTTTGATGAGATTTTCGAGGAGTATTTTGATAGGATATATTACAAAGTTTTAGGGGTAGTAAAAAATCCTGAAGATGCTGAAGACATATCTCAGGAAGTTTTTATGAGTGTTTATAGGAATTTGAAGAGTTTTCGTTCAGAGAGTAATATATATACTTGGATATACAAGATTGCTATAAATAAAATTTATGATTTTTTTAGAAAAAGAAAGATAGAGTTAGATATTAATGAAGAGATACTTATGTTAGAAGATAACACTAATATTGATACCCCTATTTTTTTAGAGGAGAGGTTAAAATTGATCTCACTAAAAGAAAGAGAAATTGTAATTTTAAAGGATATATATGGATATAAATTAAAGGAAATAGCTGAAATGAAAGGAATAAATATTTCTACAATAAAATCTATATATTATAAGGCAATCAAGGATATGGGAGGAAATTAA
- the rho gene encoding transcription termination factor Rho — protein MDRLDKFLLKELLEIAKQLGLTLKVGAKKNEVKELIEEDISSKENTDIAWGTLEVLPDGYGFLRETSVEKDIYVSASQVRRFKLRTEDKVVGEVREPSGDEKNYALKKVLLINDGTLEAAESRVPFEELIPAYPTEKFILETDEKNISGRIIDLIAPIGRGQRALIIAPPKAGKTMLISNIANSIMKNNRDAEVWILLIDERPEEVTDIKETVIGAQVFASTFDEDPKNHIKVTESILERAKRKVENGENVVILMDSLTRLARAYNIVMPSSGKLISGGIDPTALYYPKNFFGTARNIRGGGSLTIIATVLVDTGSKMDDIIYEEFKSTGNCDIHLDRNLAELRLFPAIDIQRSGTRKEELLISKKELESIWKIRRHLTKFDKAESLKRLVDTLKSTQSNKSMLEQFEKGVKDER, from the coding sequence ATGGACAGATTGGATAAGTTTCTTTTAAAGGAACTTTTAGAGATAGCGAAACAACTAGGGTTGACACTGAAGGTTGGAGCAAAAAAAAATGAAGTAAAGGAGCTCATAGAAGAGGATATTAGCAGTAAAGAAAATACGGATATAGCTTGGGGAACTTTAGAGGTTCTCCCAGATGGTTATGGCTTTTTACGAGAAACCAGTGTGGAAAAAGATATATATGTTTCAGCTTCTCAAGTAAGAAGGTTCAAGTTAAGAACTGAAGATAAAGTTGTAGGAGAGGTAAGAGAACCTTCAGGAGATGAAAAAAATTATGCACTGAAAAAAGTTTTGTTAATAAATGATGGAACTTTAGAAGCAGCTGAATCAAGAGTGCCTTTTGAAGAACTTATACCAGCATATCCTACAGAGAAATTTATATTAGAAACTGATGAAAAAAATATTTCAGGAAGAATTATAGATTTGATAGCTCCGATAGGAAGAGGGCAAAGAGCACTTATAATTGCTCCACCAAAAGCTGGAAAAACTATGTTAATAAGTAATATTGCAAACTCGATTATGAAAAATAATAGGGATGCCGAGGTATGGATACTATTAATAGATGAAAGACCAGAAGAAGTTACAGATATAAAAGAGACTGTAATAGGAGCCCAAGTATTTGCTTCAACTTTTGATGAAGATCCTAAAAATCATATAAAAGTGACAGAAAGTATACTTGAAAGAGCTAAAAGAAAAGTAGAAAATGGTGAAAATGTAGTAATACTAATGGACTCATTGACTAGATTAGCAAGAGCTTACAATATTGTGATGCCTTCTAGTGGAAAATTAATATCTGGAGGAATAGATCCAACAGCTCTTTATTATCCTAAAAATTTTTTTGGAACAGCAAGAAATATTAGAGGTGGAGGAAGTTTGACAATAATTGCTACAGTCTTAGTCGATACTGGAAGTAAGATGGATGACATAATTTATGAAGAATTTAAGTCAACAGGTAATTGTGATATACATTTAGATAGAAACTTAGCAGAATTGAGATTATTTCCAGCAATAGATATTCAACGATCTGGAACGAGAAAAGAGGAATTATTAATTTCTAAAAAGGAGTTAGAATCAATTTGGAAGATAAGAAGACATCTTACAAAATTTGATAAAGCTGAAAGTTTAAAGAGATTGGTAGATACATTGAAGAGTACTCAAAGTAATAAAAGCATGTTAGAACAGTTTGAAAAAGGGGTAAAAGATGAAAGGTAA
- the ispG gene encoding flavodoxin-dependent (E)-4-hydroxy-3-methylbut-2-enyl-diphosphate synthase — protein sequence MSRVVKIGNLLIGGGNPIVIQSMTNTITSDIEATVSQIKKLEAVGCQMVRMTINNEGAAKAIEKIKKRVNVPLCADIHFDYKLALLAMENGIDKLRINPGNIGSDENVKIVVEKAKERNIPIRIGVNSGSIEKHILEKYGRPTADGMVESAMYHINLLEKNGFNDIVVSLKASNVKMMVEAYRKISELIDYPLHLGVTEAGTAFQGTVKSAIGIGSLLVDGIGDTIRVSLTEDPVEEIKVAKEILKVLGHMETGVEIISCPTCGRTEIDLIGLAKKVEKEFETEDRKIKIAVMGCVVNGPGEAKEADYGVAGGKGVGVLFKKGQVVKKVTESEILVELKKLIEEDEVFRNNGK from the coding sequence ATGAGTAGAGTAGTAAAGATAGGAAACCTTTTAATTGGAGGAGGGAATCCAATAGTTATACAATCTATGACTAATACTATAACAAGTGATATAGAAGCAACAGTGAGTCAAATAAAAAAGTTAGAAGCTGTTGGTTGTCAAATGGTAAGAATGACAATAAATAATGAAGGGGCGGCTAAGGCTATCGAAAAAATAAAAAAAAGAGTAAATGTTCCGTTGTGTGCTGATATTCATTTTGATTATAAATTAGCTCTTTTAGCAATGGAGAATGGAATAGATAAACTTAGAATTAATCCTGGAAATATAGGTTCTGATGAGAATGTTAAAATTGTAGTGGAAAAGGCGAAAGAAAGAAATATACCTATAAGAATAGGAGTAAACTCTGGTTCTATTGAAAAACATATACTTGAAAAATATGGAAGACCGACTGCTGATGGAATGGTAGAGAGTGCTATGTATCATATAAATTTATTAGAAAAAAATGGATTTAATGATATAGTGGTATCGTTAAAAGCAAGTAATGTTAAGATGATGGTAGAAGCTTATAGAAAAATAAGTGAGCTCATTGATTATCCATTGCACCTTGGAGTTACAGAGGCAGGAACTGCTTTTCAAGGAACAGTGAAGTCCGCAATTGGAATAGGATCATTATTAGTAGATGGGATAGGAGATACTATTAGAGTATCTCTCACAGAAGATCCAGTAGAGGAGATAAAAGTTGCTAAGGAGATATTAAAAGTTTTAGGACATATGGAGACTGGAGTGGAGATAATATCTTGCCCTACTTGTGGAAGGACAGAAATAGATTTGATAGGACTTGCAAAAAAAGTTGAAAAAGAGTTTGAAACTGAAGATAGAAAGATAAAAATAGCAGTAATGGGTTGTGTAGTAAATGGACCTGGAGAGGCTAAAGAGGCTGACTATGGTGTAGCTGGGGGAAAAGGAGTTGGAGTTCTGTTTAAAAAAGGACAGGTAGTTAAGAAGGTAACTGAATCTGAAATATTAGTTGAGTTGAAAAAATTGATAGAAGAAGATGAAGTATTTAGAAATAATGGGAAGTAG
- a CDS encoding peptidoglycan DD-metalloendopeptidase family protein, with the protein MKGKISLLVVLIITFYIGILVGTPFKAEVVDLKQFTDYYEEGAAENGGWEVQKDNFYTFSREYSLIGEEGGGVQELPKIDENDIPEKKTYIVQKGDTLSEIAEAYNMGLSVLMANNPGVSASNLRVGQEITVLTGNGIFYKVSKGDSLSKIAELFKVDVEEIKKINKLDSNMVQLGDVLYIKNPNVTKYLGSRSPNIDNRSNLGFIMPIKYTGITSPYGNRFHPVLKRYIFHAGADLRARFIPLYASKEGKVTFAGSMNGYGKIIIIQHSGGYETRYAHLDKIGVRKGQYVKTGELIGKTGQSGRVTGPHLHFELRKNGKTLNPMRYMPK; encoded by the coding sequence ATGAAAGGTAAAATAAGCTTATTAGTAGTATTAATTATAACTTTTTACATCGGGATATTGGTAGGAACTCCTTTTAAAGCTGAGGTAGTAGATTTGAAACAATTTACTGACTATTATGAAGAGGGAGCAGCTGAAAATGGAGGTTGGGAGGTACAAAAAGATAACTTTTATACCTTTTCTAGAGAATATTCTTTAATTGGAGAAGAGGGTGGAGGTGTTCAAGAGTTACCTAAAATAGATGAGAATGATATACCTGAAAAGAAAACTTATATAGTTCAAAAGGGAGATACTTTATCAGAAATAGCTGAAGCTTATAATATGGGGCTTAGTGTTCTTATGGCTAATAATCCAGGTGTTTCAGCTAGTAATTTAAGAGTTGGACAAGAGATTACTGTTCTTACAGGAAATGGAATTTTTTATAAGGTTTCTAAAGGAGATTCTTTAAGTAAAATAGCTGAATTATTTAAAGTCGATGTAGAAGAAATCAAAAAAATAAATAAACTAGATTCTAATATGGTTCAATTGGGAGATGTATTATATATAAAAAATCCTAATGTTACTAAATATCTAGGAAGTAGAAGTCCAAATATTGATAATAGAAGCAATCTTGGATTTATTATGCCGATAAAATATACTGGGATAACTAGTCCATATGGAAACAGATTTCATCCAGTTTTAAAAAGATATATTTTTCATGCAGGTGCTGATTTAAGAGCACGTTTTATACCGCTATATGCTTCGAAAGAGGGAAAGGTTACTTTTGCTGGGAGCATGAATGGCTATGGGAAAATAATAATTATTCAACATAGTGGTGGATATGAAACTAGATATGCTCATCTTGATAAAATTGGAGTGAGAAAAGGTCAATATGTAAAAACAGGTGAATTAATTGGAAAAACTGGACAAAGTGGAAGAGTAACAGGGCCACATTTACATTTTGAACTTAGAAAGAATGGAAAGACTTTAAATCCGATGAGATATATGCCAAAATAA
- the miaB gene encoding tRNA (N6-isopentenyl adenosine(37)-C2)-methylthiotransferase MiaB, translating to MKKASIITYGCQMNTNESAKIKKMFQNMGYEITDNIEESDITFLNTCTVREGAATQIYGKLGELKHIKENKGMIIGVTGCFAQEQGAELIKKFPQIDIVMGNQNIGRIPQAVDDIEHGVDKHLVFTDYEDELPPRLDADFDSKKTASISISYGCNNFCTFCIVPYVRGRERSVPMSEILYDVRQYVTKGYKEIILLGQNVNSYGKEFKNGDNFAKLLDEICKVEGDFIVRFVSPHPRDFTDEVIDVIAKNEKIARSLHLPLQSGSSKILKAMNRGYTKEQYIALANKIKERIPGVALTADIIVGFPGETEEDFQDTLDVVRQIQFENSFMFMYSIRRGTRAATMEAQIDEAVKKDRLQRLIDVQTICSLEESKTYVGKTFRVLVEGESKKNKEVLSGRTSTNKVVLFKGDKSLEGTFVNVKVNDCKTWTLYGEVVE from the coding sequence GTGAAAAAAGCTTCAATCATAACTTATGGTTGTCAAATGAATACAAATGAAAGTGCTAAGATAAAAAAAATGTTCCAAAATATGGGATATGAAATTACTGATAATATAGAGGAATCTGATATTACATTTTTAAATACTTGTACAGTAAGAGAAGGAGCAGCAACTCAAATATATGGTAAATTAGGAGAATTAAAACATATAAAAGAAAATAAGGGAATGATAATAGGTGTGACTGGTTGTTTTGCTCAAGAGCAAGGGGCAGAGCTTATAAAAAAATTCCCTCAAATAGATATAGTTATGGGAAATCAAAATATTGGGAGAATACCACAAGCTGTTGACGATATAGAGCATGGTGTAGATAAGCATCTTGTTTTTACCGATTATGAAGATGAATTACCACCTAGATTAGATGCTGACTTTGATTCTAAAAAAACAGCTTCAATTTCTATAAGTTATGGATGTAATAATTTTTGTACTTTTTGTATAGTACCATATGTAAGAGGAAGAGAGAGATCTGTTCCTATGTCGGAGATCTTGTATGATGTAAGACAATATGTTACAAAAGGTTATAAAGAGATAATATTACTTGGCCAAAATGTAAATTCGTATGGAAAAGAATTTAAAAATGGAGATAACTTTGCAAAGTTACTAGATGAAATTTGTAAGGTAGAAGGTGATTTTATAGTGAGATTTGTGTCACCGCACCCTAGAGATTTTACTGATGAAGTAATAGATGTAATTGCTAAAAATGAGAAGATAGCAAGATCGTTACATCTTCCATTACAATCTGGATCTTCTAAAATACTCAAGGCTATGAATAGAGGTTATACTAAAGAGCAGTATATAGCTTTGGCAAATAAAATAAAAGAAAGAATACCAGGGGTAGCTCTTACAGCTGACATTATAGTTGGTTTTCCTGGAGAAACTGAAGAGGATTTTCAAGATACATTGGATGTAGTAAGACAAATTCAATTTGAAAATAGTTTTATGTTTATGTATTCTATTAGAAGAGGAACAAGGGCAGCTACTATGGAAGCTCAAATAGATGAAGCAGTTAAAAAAGATAGACTTCAAAGATTAATAGATGTGCAGACTATTTGTTCATTGGAAGAGAGTAAGACATATGTAGGTAAGACATTTAGAGTATTAGTAGAAGGAGAAAGTAAAAAAAATAAAGAAGTACTAAGTGGAAGAACTTCTACTAATAAAGTGGTTCTGTTTAAAGGTGATAAATCATTAGAAGGAACATTTGTGAATGTGAAAGTAAATGATTGTAAAACTTGGACATTGTATGGAGAAGTTGTAGAATAG